The Streptomyces sp. A2-16 sequence CTGTCCGGGCGGGTGCTCGAGATCGGCGCGGGCAACGGCCTGAACTTCGCGCACTATCCCGGCACCGTCTCCGAGGTCGTGGCGATCGAACCGGAGCGCCGGCTGCGGCAGTTGGCGGTGGAGGCCGCCCTGCGCTCGGAGGTGCCGGTCGACGTGGCGCCCGGGGCGGCGGAGGCCCTGCCCGTCAAGAGCGAGGCCTTCGACGCCGTGGTGATCTCGCTGGTGCTGTGCAGTGTGCGCGATGTGCCGCGCGCGCTCGGCGAGATGCGGCGGGTCCTGCGACCCGGCGGGGTGGTGCGGTTCTTCGAGCACGGCAGGGGCGGCGGCCCGGCGATGCGCGTGACCCAGCGCGCCCTGGACCGCACGGTGTGGCCCCCGCTGAGCGGCGGCTGCCATCTGGCCCGCGACCCGGTCGGGGCGCTGCGGGAGGCCGGGTTCGAACTCGGCCCCTACCGGCGGGTGTCCATGCCGGAGAAG is a genomic window containing:
- a CDS encoding class I SAM-dependent methyltransferase, whose product is MAPRSAGSGKVSRDPVHHPLFARYYARASVTAETRWGMARVRERLLAGLSGRVLEIGAGNGLNFAHYPGTVSEVVAIEPERRLRQLAVEAALRSEVPVDVAPGAAEALPVKSEAFDAVVISLVLCSVRDVPRALGEMRRVLRPGGVVRFFEHGRGGGPAMRVTQRALDRTVWPPLSGGCHLARDPVGALREAGFELGPYRRVSMPEKGPAMPTSFCVLGTAWRPPTEDR